The following are encoded in a window of Staphylococcus piscifermentans genomic DNA:
- a CDS encoding aspartate kinase, whose amino-acid sequence MKRSVLKFGGSSVSDFTKIKNIAEMLKDRIENDEQLIVVVSAMGKTTDQLMENVAALTAEPKQQELALLLTTGEQQTVSYLSMILNDIGVNAKAMTGYQAGIKTVGHHLKSRIAEINPETFDKAFETNDVLVVAGFQGINEEFELTTLGRGGSDTTAVALAAANQTPCEIYTDVDGVYATDPRVYKDAKRLSIVSYEEMMEMSALGAGVLETRSVELANNYNIPLYLGRTLSNVKGTWIMSQTEILEKKAVTGVALDTHMMHVTISYPLSDNQLLTALFTELEEGQVNVDMISQIVNLDGLQLSFSIKDTDLTQIKGILEKLSESYKALDYNLNDEYVKISLIGSGMRDMSGVASKAFISLINAGIPFYQTTTSEISISYVIDAKNGERAVEELYQAFDI is encoded by the coding sequence ATGAAGAGAAGTGTTTTAAAGTTCGGCGGTTCGTCGGTCAGTGATTTTACGAAAATTAAAAATATTGCTGAAATGCTGAAAGATAGAATAGAAAATGACGAACAATTAATTGTAGTTGTCAGTGCAATGGGGAAAACCACTGATCAACTCATGGAAAATGTTGCTGCTTTGACAGCTGAACCTAAACAGCAAGAACTTGCCCTTTTGCTTACAACGGGCGAGCAGCAAACGGTCTCCTACCTGTCGATGATATTAAATGATATCGGAGTGAATGCGAAAGCAATGACAGGTTATCAAGCCGGCATTAAAACAGTAGGACATCATTTGAAAAGTAGAATTGCTGAAATTAATCCAGAAACTTTCGACAAAGCCTTTGAAACCAATGATGTTTTAGTAGTAGCTGGTTTCCAAGGAATCAATGAGGAATTTGAACTGACGACATTAGGTCGCGGCGGTTCAGATACTACTGCAGTTGCACTTGCAGCAGCTAACCAGACACCTTGTGAAATCTATACAGATGTCGACGGCGTTTATGCCACCGATCCTAGAGTATATAAAGATGCAAAGCGCTTAAGTATAGTCTCTTATGAAGAGATGATGGAAATGAGTGCACTAGGTGCAGGTGTATTGGAAACGCGCAGTGTCGAGTTAGCAAATAATTATAATATCCCATTATATTTAGGCAGAACATTATCAAACGTGAAAGGAACATGGATTATGTCACAAACAGAAATTTTAGAGAAGAAAGCAGTTACAGGAGTAGCGTTAGATACACACATGATGCATGTAACTATCAGCTATCCCCTTTCTGATAATCAATTACTGACAGCATTATTTACTGAATTAGAAGAAGGACAAGTTAATGTAGATATGATTTCTCAAATCGTTAATCTAGACGGCTTACAGCTTTCTTTTTCAATTAAAGATACTGATCTTACCCAAATTAAAGGGATTTTAGAAAAATTATCAGAAAGTTACAAAGCTTTAGATTATAATTTAAATGATGAATACGTCAAAATTTCTTTAATCGGTTCTGGTATGAGAGATATGTCAGGCGTAGCTTCTAAAGCATTTATCAGTCTCATTAACGCAGGTATTCCTTTTTATCAGACCACGACATCAGAAATCAGCATTTCTTACGTGATTGATGCTAAAAACGGTGAACGTGCTGTAGAAGAGTTATATCAAGCGTTTGATATATAA
- a CDS encoding aspartate-semialdehyde dehydrogenase: MTKLAIVGATGLVGRKMLETVDRKNVPFDELVLFSSPKSAGTEIEFQGKTYTVQELTDEAASEHFDYVLMSAGGGTSAHFSPIFEEAGAIVIDNSSQWRMHEDIDLVVPEVNEPKFTRGIIANPNCSTIQSVVPLKPLEDQFGLKRVAYTTYQAVSGSGVAGREDLLNGEKGEAPKAYPHPISNNVLPHIDVFLENGYTKEEQKMIDETRKILNLPDLKVTATCVRVPVQDSHSVEMDVTLDKPATVKEIQDLFANDDRVVLVDNPENNEYPLAINSTGKDEVFVGRIRKDDSLENTFHIWVTSDNLLKGAALNTVQILEQVLTLKGVS; this comes from the coding sequence ATGACAAAATTGGCAATTGTAGGTGCAACAGGTTTAGTAGGAAGAAAAATGCTAGAGACAGTAGATCGTAAAAATGTTCCATTTGATGAACTCGTATTATTTTCATCACCTAAATCAGCGGGTACTGAAATTGAGTTTCAAGGTAAAACTTATACTGTGCAAGAATTAACAGATGAAGCAGCCAGCGAACATTTCGACTATGTCTTAATGAGTGCGGGCGGAGGTACAAGTGCACACTTCTCTCCTATTTTTGAAGAAGCAGGGGCAATTGTAATTGATAACTCTAGTCAATGGAGAATGCACGAGGACATTGACTTAGTTGTACCTGAAGTTAATGAACCGAAATTTACACGCGGTATCATTGCGAATCCGAACTGTTCAACAATACAATCTGTAGTTCCATTAAAACCATTAGAAGATCAATTCGGATTGAAACGTGTGGCCTATACAACATATCAAGCAGTTTCAGGTTCAGGGGTTGCAGGTCGCGAAGATTTATTAAATGGAGAAAAAGGAGAAGCGCCTAAAGCTTATCCTCACCCAATCTCCAATAATGTTCTTCCGCATATCGATGTCTTCTTAGAAAATGGTTATACAAAAGAAGAACAAAAAATGATTGATGAAACGCGTAAAATTTTAAACTTGCCTGATTTAAAAGTAACAGCAACTTGTGTACGTGTTCCAGTACAAGACAGCCATAGTGTTGAAATGGACGTTACGCTTGATAAACCTGCTACTGTTAAAGAAATTCAAGATTTATTTGCAAATGATGACCGTGTGGTACTGGTAGATAATCCTGAAAATAATGAATATCCATTAGCCATCAATTCTACTGGTAAAGATGAAGTCTTTGTCGGACGTATCCGTAAAGATGATTCCTTAGAAAATACTTTCCATATTTGGGTAACTTCAGACAATCTATTAAAAGGCGCAGCATTGAATACTGTTCAAATTCTAGAACAAGTTTTAACATTGAAAGGAGTTTCTTAA
- the dapA gene encoding 4-hydroxy-tetrahydrodipicolinate synthase: protein MSRLFEGVGVALTTPFTNNEVDYEALKRHVDYLIDNNIQSIIVNGTTAENPTLSDEEKDEVLKAVVKQVDGRITVIAGTGTNATKKSLEASLRAKEIGADAIMLITPYYNKTSQRGLIAHFTTIADAVGLPVVLYNVPSRTNMTIDVETMVELAKNPFIVAIKDATNDFDYHNKLKERLDLSEFSLYSGNDDNVVRYFAEGGNGVISVVANAIPGDFQALYEKAKRGESIDKDFEPISRLLNALSVDVNPIPIKALTAVEGFGNYEVRLPLVTLEEADRKQLEEAYAKYKAGEL, encoded by the coding sequence ATGAGTCGTTTATTTGAAGGCGTAGGTGTCGCTTTAACTACCCCATTTACGAATAATGAAGTTGATTACGAAGCACTTAAAAGACATGTGGATTATTTAATAGACAATAATATTCAATCGATTATTGTGAATGGTACGACAGCAGAAAACCCTACTTTATCTGATGAAGAAAAAGATGAAGTTTTAAAAGCTGTAGTCAAACAAGTCGATGGTCGTATCACTGTAATTGCTGGAACAGGCACAAACGCGACTAAAAAATCATTAGAAGCATCATTACGTGCAAAAGAAATCGGTGCTGACGCGATTATGCTTATCACGCCTTATTATAATAAAACAAGTCAACGTGGTTTGATTGCACACTTTACAACGATTGCTGATGCTGTCGGTTTACCTGTAGTCCTCTATAATGTACCATCACGTACTAATATGACAATTGATGTAGAGACAATGGTCGAATTAGCTAAAAATCCATTTATCGTAGCTATTAAAGATGCAACCAACGACTTCGACTATCACAATAAATTGAAAGAACGTTTGGATTTATCAGAGTTCTCTCTATACAGCGGTAATGACGATAATGTAGTACGTTACTTTGCTGAAGGAGGCAACGGTGTCATTTCTGTTGTAGCTAACGCTATTCCAGGAGATTTCCAAGCGTTATATGAAAAAGCCAAACGTGGCGAGTCGATTGATAAAGACTTTGAGCCTATCAGCAGATTATTGAATGCTTTATCAGTAGATGTCAATCCTATTCCTATTAAAGCATTAACAGCAGTTGAAGGATTCGGCAACTATGAAGTACGTTTGCCTTTAGTAACTTTAGAAGAAGCGGATCGCAAACAATTAGAAGAAGCATACGCTAAATATAAAGCAGGTGAACTATAA
- the dapB gene encoding 4-hydroxy-tetrahydrodipicolinate reductase yields MKILLIGYGAMNQRVARLAEEEGHEITGIIVPDKDNDYPYPSFDHISDAKEADVAIDFSNPELLLPLLEEDFELPLVVATTGEKEKITEKLEELSQRMPVFFSANMSYGIHVLTKLLEVAVPLLEGYDIELIEAHHNKKVDAPSGTLVKLYDVIKDLKENVNPVYDRHEKNEKRQPDDIGISAIRGGTIVGEHDVLFAGVDETIELTHRAQSKDIFANGALKAAERLVKKPNGYYNFDNINN; encoded by the coding sequence ATGAAGATTTTGTTAATCGGATATGGAGCAATGAACCAAAGAGTAGCACGCCTCGCTGAAGAAGAAGGTCACGAGATTACTGGTATTATTGTGCCTGATAAAGATAATGACTATCCCTACCCTTCTTTTGACCATATTTCAGATGCAAAAGAAGCGGATGTCGCAATTGATTTCTCAAACCCAGAATTATTATTACCTCTGCTTGAGGAAGACTTTGAGTTACCGCTTGTAGTTGCTACTACTGGGGAAAAAGAAAAAATCACTGAAAAGTTAGAGGAACTTAGCCAGCGTATGCCAGTATTCTTCAGTGCTAATATGAGCTACGGCATTCACGTGTTGACTAAATTATTGGAAGTTGCAGTTCCCTTACTCGAAGGTTATGACATTGAACTCATTGAAGCGCATCATAATAAAAAAGTAGATGCGCCAAGCGGTACACTTGTTAAATTATACGATGTCATCAAAGACTTGAAAGAAAATGTTAATCCTGTATATGACCGTCATGAGAAAAATGAAAAACGCCAACCAGATGATATCGGTATCAGCGCTATCCGAGGCGGTACTATTGTTGGTGAACATGATGTGTTATTCGCAGGTGTGGATGAAACAATCGAATTGACACATCGTGCGCAGTCAAAAGATATTTTTGCCAATGGCGCTTTAAAAGCAGCTGAACGATTGGTTAAAAAGCCTAATGGGTATTATAACTTTGATAATATCAATAATTAA
- the dapD gene encoding 2,3,4,5-tetrahydropyridine-2,6-dicarboxylate N-acetyltransferase, with protein sequence MVKDFSAEEIIQYISDAKKSTPLKVYVNGVLGQISFPENFKVFGSENSKVIFCEASDWDTFYNENKNYIEEVEIEMDRRNSAIPLKDLRNTNARIEPGAFIREHAVIEDGAVVMMGATINIGAVVGEGTMIDMNATLGGRATTGKNVHVGAGAVLAGVIEPPSASPVVIEDNVLIGANAVILEGVRVGEGAIVAAGAIVTQDVPAGAVVAGTPAKVIKQTSEVEDSKREIVSALRKLND encoded by the coding sequence ATGGTTAAAGACTTTTCAGCAGAGGAAATTATTCAATATATTAGTGATGCAAAGAAATCAACACCACTTAAAGTATATGTGAATGGTGTGTTAGGACAAATCAGCTTCCCTGAGAATTTCAAAGTGTTCGGAAGTGAAAATTCCAAAGTAATTTTCTGTGAAGCTTCAGATTGGGACACTTTCTATAATGAAAATAAAAATTATATCGAAGAAGTAGAAATCGAAATGGATCGCCGTAATTCTGCTATTCCATTAAAAGATTTACGTAATACAAATGCAAGAATCGAACCAGGTGCTTTCATCAGAGAACATGCTGTCATTGAAGACGGTGCAGTAGTGATGATGGGTGCTACTATTAATATCGGCGCAGTTGTCGGTGAAGGCACAATGATTGATATGAACGCTACATTAGGCGGCCGTGCAACTACAGGTAAAAATGTGCATGTAGGAGCAGGCGCAGTATTAGCTGGTGTGATTGAACCGCCAAGCGCGTCACCAGTTGTTATTGAAGATAATGTCTTAATTGGTGCAAACGCTGTTATTCTTGAAGGTGTAAGAGTCGGCGAAGGAGCGATTGTTGCAGCGGGTGCTATCGTCACTCAAGATGTACCTGCAGGCGCAGTAGTAGCTGGTACTCCGGCAAAAGTCATTAAACAAACTTCAGAAGTAGAAGATTCAAAACGTGAAATTGTTTCAGCATTACGTAAGCTGAACGATTAA